The genomic stretch TCCATGTTGAACCGTAACATTTCACCAGTTTCGTTCACTTTCTCCGCTCTTTTTTCATCCTTAAAAAACCCCATTTTAGGATCACAGCTTCATGTTCACGCACTGTTGTTTGGGTTTGTCTCTGATTTATATGTTAGCAACACCATTATTGATATGTATGTGAAATGTGGGCTTTTGAGCTCCGCGCGGAAGGTGTTCGATGAAATGCCACACCGGGATGCGGTTTCTTGGACTGAGTTGATTGTCGCTTATGCAAAGAGTGGGGACATGGATTCCGCGCGGGAGTTGTTTGATGGGTTGCCTGGTAAGGATAAGGTTGCTTGGACTTCTATGGTTACTGGGTATGCTCAGAATGCCATGCCGAAGAAAGCGTTGGAATTTTTTCGACGGTTGCGAGAGGCTGGCGTAGAGACGGATGAGATTACATTGGTTGGTGTTATTTCTGCTTGTGCCCAATTGGGTGCTTCTGGGTATGCTAATTGGATAAGGGGCATTGCTGAGAGTTCTAGGTTTGGGTCTGCAAATAATGTTCTTGTGGGGTCTGCATTGATAGACATGTACTCTAAATGTGGTAATGTGGAGGAAGCTTATAATGTGTTTAAAGGAATGAAGGAAAGGAATGTTTTTTCTTACAGTTCTATGATTGCTGGGTTTGCAGCGCATGGTTGTGCTCGTGCCGCGATCAAATTGTTTTATGAGATGTTGGAGACTGGGATAAAACCAAATCATGTTACTTTTGTAGGTGTGTTTACGGCCTGTAGTCATGCCGGCATGGTAGAACAGGGTCAGCATCTCTTTGGTGCCATGGAAGAATGTTACGGTGTTGCTCCAACTGCAGATCATTATGCTTGCATGGCTGATCTTCTTGGCCGGGCAGGACAATTGGATAAAGCGCTCCGGCTTGTTCAGACAATGCCTATGGAGCCCAACGGAGGTGTGTGGGGAGCACTTCTTGGAGCATCACACATCCATAGAAATCCTGATGTTGCTGAAATTGCTTCTCACCATTTGTTTGAGCTTGAACCTGATAACCTGGGGAATTATTTATTGTTGTCCAACACGTATGCCTTGGCTGGAAGATGGGATGATGTATCCAGGGTCAGGAAATTGATGAGAGAAAAGCAATTGAGAAAAAATCCGGGGTGTAGCTGGGTCGAAGCGAAGAATGGTATTGTACACGAGTTCTTTGCTGGGGATGTGAAACATCCAGAGATTAATGAGATAAAGAAGGCATTATATGATCTTTTGCAGCGACTGAAGGCTAATGGATATCAACCAAAACTAAATTCTGTGCCGTATGATATTGATAATGAAGGAAAAAGGCTTTTACTTATGTCACATAGTGAAAAACTTGCTTTGGCTTATGGACTGTTAAGTACAGATGCAGGTTCCACTATAAAGATTATGAAGAACCTTAGGATATGCGAGGACTGTCATATTGTAATGTGTGCCACATCCAAAGTTACAGGAAGAAAAATTATTGTGAGGGATAACATGAGATTCCACCACTTCCTTAATGGGACTTGCTCTTGTAATAATTTTTGGTGACCAAGATTAGGTCCACATGGAGGTGATAAACATATATATTGGCGTTGGAGGAATAACTTTGAAGGAGTGACCATTTTTTGTTATTGCCAAATGTAAAGAATTGCCTTGTGGCTGCCTACATAATAGCAATTGGATGATACATGAATTTTAAATCAATTGCACTCCTATTCACTCTAAGGGGCTGTTTAATTTATCACATAATGAAGTTAAATTAAAGATGAAGAAGGCAAGGTGGATCAATTCTTGTGTGACCATTGGTAGGTATAACCAATCCTAAGCTCAGGATGACTTGTGAGCATAATATAAGAGCCAGTTTTGAAGTTCTCTGGTATATCTACAGACCCTAATATACAAGGTTTTTTTTGGCAAGGGCAACTGCTATACAAAATTTTCGTCCATAGCAAAGCAAATGTCATACCAATTTATGATCAGTGTAATTATGTAGTAGTAAAATCAAGTGACGATACAGGGAGATGAGAAACAACAAACGCTGTAATGGGTAATAAAATGAACCTTATTATATTGACTCTGGTGGAATAGTGAAACTTCAAATAGGCAGTGAGGAATAAGGCAGAAAGCAACACGGAATGGAGGAGGTAAGGAAGAAACCTGCTAAAGGAAGCCCTTATCTTTATGGGTCTTCAATTGGTTATAGCAGGTGCATGTTTTAGTCAAGTTGTTAGAATACATACAGTCTTTCATTCGCATACATCTAGTTCATCAATATCACATGACATGCACTTGTATATTTGTTATTCACAATATTGAGTTAGAGCAAGGATTAAGTAGAAATTTTGGACGGGTTTGGAGATCGTATATGGAACTATATTCCAGTTTTATGCCATATCGCCTTCCATCCCGAAGCTTGCATCCAGGAAAGTCCTCACTGAACCTCATGATATTTCTTTAGTTCATTGTTGAAATTGGGGTTGGTGTTTTGTATGACAGTGGTTCCTTACAAGAAGGAGATTTTGGTCCAAAATGAATAACCTCATATATTGAGTATCTGACAATAAATTGTTTGATCCATTTTCTTAGTCCACTCTAAATTCTTCTCAGCTCAAAACTATCAATATAATGCATATATACTCGCCTCTTTTTTCCCTAGTTTATTTATTTTCCCTGATCAGGTTCCTGACTTAATAAAGCATCATGAATAGTCTTAAACTGATACTGAAAGCAATATATTTTGAACATCCTTTTCATTTTACAGCTTCTTATGCAATAAGATTTGAAAGCCAAATTACTTTGTTGTTGGTGGTATTGGTATGCCCCTTCGAAGAATTAAATCATGTTTTATTGATCTTTTCTGCAGTTCTATATGCCCCCTCACCCTTTCCAAAAGGAACTACATCCTTTCCTCTTTATCAAAAGGAATATTGGCAATTGGCCTATAAAATCTTGGGGAGATTTTTATTCAAAGACTGATAAAgttcatttattttatttcatgGCGATGACTAAAGTTGGAGTATAGTTATTGAAACCAAAAGAAGTTAGAAACAAAATTTATGGTTTGAAAACTATCTAATGTAAAACAAATGCACACTAAATGAGTTAATCATTAATGAAAAAAATCAACTACTAACAACTTCTTTACATAAATATAAAGGAAATTGTTTAAGGCACCTATTAATGGCTACCACACCCTCgtgaaaaattcaaaatattTATTGATTTTTGAGATGCAACTTCGTATACACACCAATACATAACTCATATTAATTTTGAGTCACTCCCCAAATATTTGTACGAATTGAATTTGAAAATATATCTTCGTAAACCTTACGGAGATGTATTTCCGGATCATATTAAACAATAATCAATCTCAGAAATAAAAATATACACAACGAAAATAAAATTATCATTGATAACATAAAAGATGAAACATCACATATGTAATCGTTAACATAAATCGAACATTACATTTCAACATCCAAGTGGACGTTCCAACATCTTCATAATATCTTCGATCAATCTCGTAATCGTCGCATCCAGCTTGATCGAAACTTTTGTTTCATAACGTAAAAATGTATTCCACTTAACCCTTAAATCTGCATCCGTTTCAACTCAAAGTTGTTGAACTCAATCTTCCATTCATTGTCAATTGAGGGTGAACGATATTCGATCTTCACAATTTTTCAATTGTCGGAGTATGTTAAGAGATTTTGCGGTATGAATTTCAGATCTACAAGAGGAGTGCACTCATTGAACTTAAATTCAATTGAGGGCTTCGCCCAGTTAAAGTAGACATATGCGACATGCTAAAGTAGACATATGCGACATGCCAATTGATATCATTCTGGTGTAATGTATTTGGTAAGAAATATAAGATGAGTGTCCCATACTTAAAATAGTTCTAGACCAATATGAACCTTAGAAATTCTATCTTGTACCAAAGGACGTTCCGGAGATGCATTCTCGGTACCATCCTATTATGTTATTTCTAAGATGTATTTCCAGAAAAGTCACTAGGTTGTTAGATTAGAAATAAAAGCAAAATTATATCAGAGGTCCTTTAATTTATTTTCTTGTAATAGGttggttatttaaattttttgttGTTGTAACAACTTGGTCATTTACGGTGATTTCTACATCATTTTCTCACGTTTTGAATATTTAAAAATGTGTGATTGTTGTACTTCCGATTGTACTTCATTATTTACCATTCAAAATAACTACATCCATAATTATCACTTTCACTCCGTTAAAAAATAGTAACGGTGCACACTTTTGACAACTTAAAGGACCAAGTtgttataaaaaaaataaaaggaCCAACCTGTTACACAAAAATAACTTAAAGGACCTATCATGTAATTTTGACTAAAAATAAATTGATCAGTACGGGGATTCATCTCCAAAACatattttggaaaatatatggGGTGAGACTCAATTAAGTCATGTTTTAATGAGGATCAGGGTACGCCCGAAGATTCATCTCCAGAATTAGAGGAGCATTTTTGGATTTGCAAATGGTATTTTTCCACCACTTAGGTGGAATTAGCAATTCTTTAAATAAATGCTAAGCAAATCATGGACCAACAATTTAAATTCATTTAACTTAACTAACACTTACAAGTTAAGTTATTTCACAGCACATGAAGATGAATATTTTTACTCCAAGAGTAAGCTTAAATACTTGCTCCAAATCTTAACTCTCGATTTTCATAAATTTAAGGACTTTAATTGATTATTCATATtgaaaaatatttacaaaaataattagattaaatgatcattaataaaaataaaggatatatatatatatatatatatatatatatatatatatatatatatatatatatatatat from Lathyrus oleraceus cultivar Zhongwan6 chromosome 7, CAAS_Psat_ZW6_1.0, whole genome shotgun sequence encodes the following:
- the LOC127101096 gene encoding pentatricopeptide repeat-containing protein At5g44230, which encodes MVGRIRVLEWEAVRVIESCCTTLNHAKQVHAHIYRNNLHQCSYVITNLLRFLTNLPHIPVYSYPHLLFSQVHSPNPFLYSALIRAYARNGPLFQSIRLYSSMLNRNISPVSFTFSALFSSLKNPILGSQLHVHALLFGFVSDLYVSNTIIDMYVKCGLLSSARKVFDEMPHRDAVSWTELIVAYAKSGDMDSARELFDGLPGKDKVAWTSMVTGYAQNAMPKKALEFFRRLREAGVETDEITLVGVISACAQLGASGYANWIRGIAESSRFGSANNVLVGSALIDMYSKCGNVEEAYNVFKGMKERNVFSYSSMIAGFAAHGCARAAIKLFYEMLETGIKPNHVTFVGVFTACSHAGMVEQGQHLFGAMEECYGVAPTADHYACMADLLGRAGQLDKALRLVQTMPMEPNGGVWGALLGASHIHRNPDVAEIASHHLFELEPDNLGNYLLLSNTYALAGRWDDVSRVRKLMREKQLRKNPGCSWVEAKNGIVHEFFAGDVKHPEINEIKKALYDLLQRLKANGYQPKLNSVPYDIDNEGKRLLLMSHSEKLALAYGLLSTDAGSTIKIMKNLRICEDCHIVMCATSKVTGRKIIVRDNMRFHHFLNGTCSCNNFW